One part of the Humulus lupulus chromosome 9, drHumLupu1.1, whole genome shotgun sequence genome encodes these proteins:
- the LOC133800553 gene encoding patatin-like protein 3 — MAALSTLPQLNMDSSYGVDKLTYEIFSILENKFLFGYGDPNPKVSNPEKSHGNLISSTNRSAAGSNGKVRILSIDGGGTTDGILAADSLSRLEASLRLKSGNPSAVIADYFDVVAGSGAGGILAAMLFTRGRDGGPLFTAEEALKFLVKNRRKIFRSSPAGFFRRVLRSSATADKLFGKVFGDSTLRDTLKSVLIPCYDLSTGAPFLFSRADAFEMDGYDFKMRDVCTATSADPTAAGAFEMRSVDQRTKILAVDGGIAMNNPTSAAITHVLNNKQEFPLCNGVEDLLVVSLGNGESEFGAGNVTSSPTAARLLRIAGEGASDLVDQAVSMAFGDCRTTNYIRIQGNGIKSNNNNSEKAKISNKKKIDMLRETEFMLTQNNVESVLFQGKRIVGSSNVEKIDVFASELVKEQERRKTSFLPMVALKQMSPSPRTSSATTLSSLSST, encoded by the exons ATGGCGGCACTATCCACTCTTCCACAGCTCAACATGGACTCCAGCTATGGAGTAGACAAGCTCACTTACGAGATCTTCTCCATTTTGGAGAACAAGTTCCTCTTCGGTTATGGCGATCCGAACCCTAAGGTTTCGAATCCAGAGAAATCGCATGGTAACCTTATCTCATCAACCAATCGCAGCGCCGCCGGAAGTAATGGAAAGGTCAGAATCCTCAGCATAGACGGCGGCGGCACTACTGACGGAATCCTCGCTGCCGATTCTCTCTCCCGCCTTGAGGCTTCGCTCCGCCTTAAGTCTGGAAATCCCAGCGCCGTTATCGCCGATTACTTCGACGTGGTGGCTGGTTCCGGAGCTGGCGGTATTCTCGCTGCGATGCTTTTCACTCGCGGGAGAGACGGAGGTCCACTCTTCACGGCCGAGGAGGCTCTGAAGTTTCTCGTGAAGAATCGCCGAAAGATTTTTCGGTCTTCTCCTGCTGGATTTTTCCGGCGAGTCCTGAGGTCGTCGGCAACGGCGGACAAGCTCTTCGGGAAGGTTTTCGGAGATTCTACGCTTCGAGACACATTGAAGTCGGTTTTGATCCCTTGCTACGATCTCTCGACCGGCGCGCCGTTCTTGTTCTCCCGCGCCGATGCATTTGAAATGGACGGGTACGATTTCAAAATGAGGGACGTCTGCACCGCCACGTCGGCCGATCCTACGGCGGCCGGCGCGTTTGAGATGAGGTCAGTGGATCAGCGTACGAAGATACTGGCCGTCGATGGCGGGATCGCGATGAACAATCCAACATCTGCGGCGATTACGCACGTGTTGAATAACAAACAAGAGTTTCCTCTCTGTAACGGAGTGGAGGATCTTCTGGTGGTCTCTCTCGGAAATGGGGAATCGGAATTCGGTGCGGGCAATGTAACTTCTTCTCCTACGGCCGCAAGGCTCCTTAGAATCGCCGGTGAAGGAGCTTCCGACTTG GTAGACCAAGCAGTTTCGATGGCCTTTGGAGATTGTCGGACCACTAATTATATTCGAATTCAG gGCAATGGCATTAAATCGAATAATAATAATTCAGAAAAGGCGAAAATAAGTAACAAGAAGAAAATAGACATGTTGAGAGAAACAGAATTTATGTTGACTCAAAACAATGTGGAGTCCGTACTATTTCAAGGGAAGAGGATTGTTGGGAGCTCAAATGTGGAGAAGATTGATGTATTTGCAAGTGAGCTTGTTAAGGAACaagagagaagaaaaactagTTTTTTACCAATGGTGGCTTTGAAGCAAATGTCACCATCCCCTAGAACATCCTCTGCCACAACCCTCTCCAGTTTATCTTCCacctaa